One part of the Magallana gigas chromosome 5, xbMagGiga1.1, whole genome shotgun sequence genome encodes these proteins:
- the LOC105325891 gene encoding solute carrier family 22 member 18, protein METRSSARRKRLNEMGGNGDFTPETSEKNTSVPHLTSTGDIAIGKWKFNKVILSTHFNIFLYATCFWIQIGTLPYLTKKLGVDPVFFGYLQTTFAVVQLCGGPVYGRFGDMFGGRAAMALAFACASVSYFVLGIADTFFWLFLSRLPSVFMHAMQGGQMIVTDLGEEGQRADALGKLGLSYGVGMVIGPFLGGLVTKFFSEQTAAFVACIGSVLSIGVVWVFVPQRTKKSQGKESSGSAVFSLKKILALVTAPGAGFLLFIRMLAGLPIGVFQSMFSVFAMETFKLPAEQNGYLLSYVGVLTMIVQGLGVGVLTKKFSENDILKWSSFLLVWSYLALAFVTDVFQLCVVMAPLVVGLASSNIVVSSALTKTVSDQDTGAMLGLNMAVNSLIRTISPTVGGFLLKSYGFQSFGYLGFVMLGISTIILFIKLRQ, encoded by the exons ATGGAGACTCGATCATCTGCGAGAAGAAAGCGCTTAAACGAAATGGGAGGAAATGGAGACTTTACACCGGAAACGTCTGAGAAAAACACCTCAGTTCCGCATTTGACATCCACCGGTGACATAGCGATCGGGAAATGGAAGTTCAACAAAGTCATACTCAGTACccattttaacatatttttatatgcgACATGCTTTTGGATCCAAATAGGCACTTTGCCT TACTTGACAAAGAAACTGGGAGTGGATCCGGTGTTTTTTGGATACCTGCAGACTACCTTTGCCGTTGTACAGCTATGTGGTGGCCCTGTGTATGGAAGGTTTGGAGATATGTTTGGGGGAAGAGCAGCCATGGCTCTTGCCTTTGCTTGTGCATCAGTGTCATATTTTGTCCTTGGAATTGCTGACACTTTTTTCTGGCTCTTCCTTTCAAGACTGCCATCAGTCTTCATGCATGCCATGCAAG GTGGGCAGATGATTGTGACAGACCTGGGGGAGGAGGGGCAAAGAGCAGATGCCCTGGGCAAGCTAGGCCTGTCCTATGGAGTGGGCATGGTTATTGGGCCCTTCTTGGGAGGATTAGTCACAAAGTTCTTCAG TGAACAGACAGCTGCCTTCGTGGCATGTATAGGATCCGTCCTCAGTATTGGTGTTGTGTGGGTGTTTGTTCCACAGAGGACAAAGAAGTCTCAGGGAAAAG AGAGCTCAGGGTCAGCAGTGTTTAGTTTGAAGAAAATCCTGGCCCTGGTGACAGCCCCAGGGGCTGGTTTCTTACTCTTTATCAGAATGTTGGCAG GATTACCAATTGGAGTGTTCCAAAGCATGTTCTCAGTGTTTGCCATGGAAACCTTCAAACTGCCAGCCGAACAAAATGGATATTTATTGTCATATGTTGGGGTTTTAACTATG ATTGTACAAGGACTGGGTGTAGGAGTTCTAACCAAGAAGTTCTCAGAAAATGACATTTTGAAATGGTCCTCATTCCTTTTAGTTTGGTCTTATTTAGCACTG GCTTTCGTGACAGACGTTTTCCAGCTTTGTGTAGTTATGGCCCCTCTGGTGGTCGGGCTGGCCTCGTCCAACATCGTAGTCAGTAGCGCCCTCACTAAGACAGTGTCAGACCAAGATACAG GTGCAATGCTTGGTCTGAACATGGCAGTGAACTCACTCATCCGTACCATATCACCGACAGTAGGCGGCTTTCTGCTCAAGTCCTATGGATTCCAGTCTTTCGGTTATTTAGGATTTGTAATGCTTGGAATTTCAACAATAATTCTATTTATAAAACTCAGACAGTAA